In a genomic window of Stakelama saccharophila:
- a CDS encoding NAD-glutamate dehydrogenase, with product MTKQITKSLSQAFEARFTEGALPGEVERFGKADRKEAASFVAETAAHREPASPRIALDTFTRGGQRRMRLAVVNDDMPFLVDSIAATIGAHGIAIDRIIHPVLSVSRNGDGKLTSIGEGGAPESMIYIEMDRVDAKPRKTLVADIERNLRHVRHAVNDWPALQVAMREDADRMDNDEGAALLRWFLDRNFTLLGYEHWMRDGSASGQLGLAREALDVPLLAQQSRERALAWFEEGGDAPLLLKSNCISTVHRRVPLDLILVPVREDEEITGLSIHAGLWTSAALHAAPQDVPVLRARLGTLEERLGFDPKGHTGKAMAHALTALPHDLTTAFSPDDLEQLALTAMSIADRPRSRLILIRSALGRHLFGFVWLPRDELSSGRRAAIGEMLAEAAGADMLSWSISLEDGLVALLRFTLDLRGDAHMPDEAELDQRLERMMRGWMPAVEAALGDHGGQGATRLALRYANTFPNNYRNTNTPEEAARDIARIAELEDESARSVRFIDGDGSDGRLRIKVYRLGGALALSDAVPVFENFGFRVIEEVPTPLSDEDHAFIHDFEVELETPIDPDNRFDIATVEAAIAAVLELRAENDAFNRLIVEAAMKPASVTLLRAWFRYLRQTGMSYGLSTAVDALRNAPEVAGALIARFEAAHDPDARKGAEEAMALAEEAIERGLAGVSAIDDDRILRNYAGVVKATLRTNAFSPAADEALAFKLDSAKVPGLPRPVPWREIFVYSPRVEGVHLRAGPVARGGLRWSDRRDDFRTEILGLMKAQRVKNAVIVPTGAKGGFYPKQLPSPATDREAWFEEGRESYRIFIRALLSITDNIVGGNVVHPERVRILDGEDPYFVVAADKGTATFSDVANAIAMERDFWLGDAFASGGSHGYDHKAMGITAKGAWVSVKRHFLEMGVDVQTDEISVVGCGDMSGDVFGNGMLLSKTLKVKAAFDHRHIFLDPDPDPASSWEERKRLFELPRSSWNDYDKRRISKGGGVFSRSDKTIKLTRQVREMLDIEDEVLEPAALISAILKAPVDLIWFGGIGTYIKAAAENNAEVGDPGNDRLRVNAERVRAKVVGEGANLGVTQAGRIAYAAKGGRINTDFIDNSAGVDCSDNEVNIKIALNREMTEGRLSFDQRNKLLARMTDDVARLVLEDNRLQTLALSFMENDGAVAVPSYVRVIEIFENADRLDRTVEGLASNEDFLRRGQDGLGLTRPELAVLLATAKLALQDAIERRDLGADPELRGDLHAAFPAPMRKKYGDAIDAHRLAGEIVATKLANRIVNRMGVLHPFELAEEEGAALGDIASMFVAADRLFGLQAIWKEIESADIGEQARIALFEEVAIAARSQIADLLRVCKSGDGPGDVIARLQPGIANLDRQAKTLLLEEARAQSGRISDRLEESGAPRSLVKKVVRIFELDGAVGLADLGQRRDLDETVLTRAFTRLGQALGLDWAQANAARIKTGDPWERLLIAGLARDFQQLRLEFLGRIDAGDPQRAVEDWLDANAARVAQFTGLVQRARRAPAPSAAMLAQIAGQARVLLAR from the coding sequence ATGACGAAACAGATAACGAAGTCGCTGTCGCAGGCGTTCGAAGCCCGTTTCACCGAAGGCGCACTTCCAGGAGAGGTAGAAAGGTTCGGCAAGGCCGACCGCAAGGAGGCCGCCAGCTTCGTCGCCGAAACCGCGGCCCATCGCGAGCCCGCGAGCCCGCGGATCGCGCTCGACACCTTCACCCGGGGCGGCCAGCGCCGAATGCGCCTGGCGGTGGTCAACGACGACATGCCGTTTCTGGTCGATTCGATCGCGGCCACCATCGGCGCCCACGGCATTGCGATCGACCGCATCATCCATCCCGTATTGTCGGTGTCGCGCAACGGCGACGGCAAGCTGACCAGCATCGGTGAGGGCGGCGCGCCCGAATCGATGATCTATATCGAGATGGACCGCGTGGACGCGAAGCCGCGCAAGACACTGGTCGCCGATATCGAGCGCAATCTGCGCCACGTCCGCCATGCCGTGAACGACTGGCCGGCGCTGCAGGTCGCCATGCGCGAGGATGCCGACCGCATGGACAATGACGAGGGAGCGGCGCTGCTGCGCTGGTTCCTGGACCGCAATTTCACGCTGCTCGGCTATGAACACTGGATGCGCGACGGTTCGGCGAGCGGCCAGCTCGGCCTGGCGCGCGAAGCGCTCGACGTGCCGCTGCTCGCCCAGCAGTCGCGCGAGCGCGCGCTCGCCTGGTTCGAGGAAGGCGGCGATGCGCCGCTGCTGCTGAAATCCAACTGTATCTCGACGGTCCATCGCCGCGTGCCGCTGGACCTGATCCTGGTGCCGGTGCGCGAGGACGAAGAGATTACCGGCCTGTCGATCCATGCCGGGCTGTGGACCAGCGCCGCGCTCCACGCGGCACCGCAGGACGTGCCCGTGCTGCGCGCCCGGCTCGGCACGCTGGAAGAGCGGCTGGGTTTCGACCCCAAGGGCCATACCGGCAAGGCCATGGCGCATGCGCTGACCGCGCTGCCGCACGATCTGACCACGGCCTTTTCCCCGGACGATCTCGAGCAACTGGCGCTCACGGCCATGTCGATCGCCGACCGGCCGCGCTCACGCCTGATCCTGATCCGCAGTGCGCTGGGGCGACACCTGTTCGGCTTCGTCTGGCTACCGCGGGACGAACTGTCCTCGGGCCGCCGCGCCGCGATCGGCGAGATGCTGGCGGAAGCGGCGGGTGCCGACATGCTGAGCTGGTCGATCTCGCTGGAAGACGGCCTGGTGGCGCTGTTGCGCTTCACGCTGGATCTGCGCGGCGACGCGCACATGCCGGACGAGGCGGAGCTGGACCAGCGGCTGGAACGGATGATGCGCGGCTGGATGCCCGCGGTGGAGGCCGCGCTCGGCGATCACGGCGGTCAGGGCGCGACGCGGCTCGCGCTGCGCTACGCCAACACCTTTCCCAACAATTACCGCAACACCAACACGCCGGAGGAAGCGGCGCGCGACATCGCCCGCATCGCCGAACTGGAAGACGAATCGGCGCGTTCCGTACGCTTCATCGACGGCGACGGCAGCGACGGCCGGCTGCGGATCAAGGTCTATCGGCTGGGCGGTGCGCTGGCGCTGTCCGACGCGGTGCCGGTGTTCGAGAATTTCGGCTTCCGCGTCATCGAGGAGGTGCCGACCCCGCTCTCCGACGAGGACCACGCCTTCATCCACGATTTCGAGGTCGAGCTGGAAACGCCGATCGACCCCGACAACCGGTTCGACATCGCGACCGTGGAAGCCGCGATCGCGGCCGTGCTGGAACTGCGCGCGGAAAACGATGCCTTCAACCGGCTGATCGTGGAAGCGGCGATGAAGCCGGCATCGGTGACGCTGCTGCGCGCCTGGTTCCGCTATCTGCGCCAGACCGGCATGTCCTATGGATTGTCGACGGCGGTGGACGCCCTGCGCAACGCGCCGGAAGTGGCGGGCGCCCTGATCGCGCGGTTCGAGGCGGCGCACGACCCGGATGCGCGCAAGGGCGCGGAAGAGGCGATGGCGCTGGCCGAAGAGGCGATCGAACGGGGCCTGGCCGGCGTGTCGGCGATCGACGACGACCGCATCCTGCGCAATTATGCCGGCGTCGTGAAGGCGACGCTGCGCACCAACGCCTTTTCCCCGGCGGCGGACGAAGCGCTGGCGTTCAAGCTCGACAGCGCGAAGGTGCCGGGCCTGCCGCGGCCCGTGCCGTGGCGCGAGATCTTCGTCTATTCGCCGCGGGTCGAAGGCGTGCACCTGCGCGCCGGCCCCGTCGCGCGCGGCGGCCTTCGCTGGTCCGACCGGCGCGACGATTTCCGCACCGAGATCCTGGGCCTGATGAAGGCGCAGCGGGTGAAGAACGCCGTCATCGTACCGACCGGCGCCAAGGGCGGCTTCTATCCCAAGCAACTCCCCTCACCCGCCACCGACCGCGAAGCGTGGTTCGAGGAGGGCCGGGAAAGCTATCGCATCTTCATCCGGGCGCTGTTGTCGATCACCGACAACATCGTCGGCGGTAACGTGGTGCATCCCGAACGCGTGCGCATCCTGGACGGAGAGGACCCCTATTTCGTCGTCGCCGCCGACAAGGGCACGGCAACCTTCTCCGATGTCGCCAACGCCATCGCGATGGAGCGCGACTTCTGGCTGGGCGACGCCTTCGCCAGCGGCGGCAGCCACGGCTACGACCACAAGGCGATGGGCATCACGGCCAAGGGCGCCTGGGTTTCGGTCAAGCGACACTTCCTGGAAATGGGCGTGGACGTGCAGACCGACGAGATCTCGGTCGTGGGCTGCGGCGACATGTCGGGCGACGTGTTCGGCAACGGCATGCTGCTGTCGAAGACGCTGAAGGTGAAGGCGGCGTTCGATCATCGCCACATCTTCCTCGACCCCGATCCCGATCCGGCAAGCTCGTGGGAGGAGCGCAAGCGCCTGTTCGAGCTGCCGCGCTCGAGCTGGAACGATTACGACAAGCGCAGGATCTCGAAGGGCGGCGGTGTCTTTTCGCGCAGCGACAAGACGATCAAGCTCACCAGGCAGGTGCGCGAGATGCTCGACATCGAGGACGAGGTGCTGGAGCCCGCCGCGCTGATTTCGGCCATCCTCAAGGCGCCGGTCGATCTCATCTGGTTCGGCGGCATCGGCACCTACATCAAGGCCGCGGCCGAAAATAATGCCGAGGTGGGCGATCCCGGCAACGACCGGCTGCGCGTCAATGCCGAGCGGGTCCGCGCCAAGGTCGTGGGCGAAGGCGCGAACCTGGGCGTTACCCAGGCGGGGCGCATCGCCTATGCCGCCAAGGGCGGGCGCATCAACACCGACTTCATCGACAATTCCGCCGGCGTCGACTGCTCGGACAACGAGGTCAACATCAAGATCGCGCTCAACCGGGAGATGACGGAAGGCAGGCTGAGCTTCGACCAGCGCAACAAGCTGCTCGCCCGCATGACGGACGATGTCGCCAGGCTGGTGCTGGAGGACAACCGGCTGCAGACGCTGGCGCTGTCCTTCATGGAGAATGACGGCGCGGTCGCGGTGCCGAGCTATGTCCGGGTGATCGAGATTTTCGAGAATGCGGACCGGCTCGACCGCACGGTCGAGGGACTGGCTTCGAATGAGGATTTCCTGCGGCGCGGCCAGGACGGGCTAGGCCTGACGCGGCCCGAACTAGCCGTGCTGCTCGCCACCGCAAAGCTCGCGCTGCAGGACGCGATCGAACGGCGCGACCTGGGCGCGGATCCGGAACTGCGCGGCGATCTCCACGCCGCCTTCCCCGCGCCCATGCGCAAAAAATATGGCGACGCGATCGATGCGCACCGCCTGGCCGGCGAGATCGTCGCGACCAAGCTCGCCAACCGGATCGTCAACCGCATGGGCGTGCTCCACCCGTTCGAACTGGCCGAGGAGGAAGGCGCCGCGCTGGGCGACATCGCATCCATGTTCGTCGCCGCCGACCGGCTGTTCGGCCTGCAGGCGATCTGGAAAGAGATCGAAAGCGCCGATATCGGCGAACAGGCGCGCATCGCCCTGTTCGAGGAAGTGGCGATCGCCGCCCGTTCTCAGATCGCGGACCTGTTGCGCGTGTGCAAGTCGGGCGATGGCCCCGGCGACGTGATCGCGCGGCTGCAACCCGGCATCGCCAATCTCGACCGGCAGGCCAAGACGCTGCTGCTGGAAGAGGCGCGCGCGCAGAGCGGCCGCATCTCCGACCGGCTGGAGGAATCCGGCGCCCCCCGGTCGCTGGTGAAGAAGGTGGTGCGCATCTTCGAATTGGACGGTGCGGTGGGTCTGGCCGATCTTGGCCAGCGGCGCGACCTCGACGAGACGGTGCTGACGCGGGCGTTCACCCGGCTGGGCCAGGCACTGGGTCTCGACTGGGCGCAGGCGAATGCGGCGCGGATCAAGACCGGCGATCCGTGGGAACGCCTGCTGATCGCGGGGCTGGCGCGGGATTTCCAGCAATTGCGGCTGGAATTTCTCGGCCGCATCGACGCCGGCGATCCGCAACGCGCGGTGGAGGACTGGCTGGACGCGAACGCCGCGCGGGTCGCGCAGTTCACCGGCCTCGTTCAGCGCGCGCGCCGCGCACCCGCTCCCAGCGCCGCGATGCTGGCGCAGATCGCCGGCCAGGCCAGAGTGCTGCTGGCGCGGTGA
- a CDS encoding ribbon-helix-helix domain-containing protein: MSGITPPPGGFAGPVKRSVTIAGHETSISLEPVFWRALEAAAGERGLPLNALVAAIDAVRIRADAPPNLASAIRSWLLAELTGHTPSP, translated from the coding sequence GTGAGCGGCATCACGCCGCCGCCCGGCGGGTTCGCCGGGCCGGTCAAGCGATCGGTGACGATCGCCGGGCACGAGACCTCGATCAGCCTCGAACCCGTTTTCTGGAGGGCGCTGGAAGCCGCCGCCGGCGAACGCGGCCTGCCGCTCAACGCATTGGTGGCGGCCATCGATGCCGTCCGCATCCGTGCCGACGCCCCGCCCAACCTGGCCAGCGCGATCCGGAGCTGGCTGCTCGCCGAGCTTACCGGACATACACCGTCGCCTTGA
- a CDS encoding DUF1428 domain-containing protein, which produces MTYVDGFVVPVPHDKKEAYRAMAAKALPLFKEHGVLQLVECWGDDIKHGETTDFYRAVRAEEGENVVFSWMTWESKEARDAGWEKMMADERMQPDGEMPFDGKRMFFGGFSILLDSDA; this is translated from the coding sequence ATGACCTATGTCGACGGTTTCGTGGTTCCGGTGCCCCACGACAAGAAGGAAGCGTACCGGGCGATGGCCGCCAAGGCGCTGCCGCTGTTCAAGGAACACGGCGTGCTTCAGCTCGTCGAATGCTGGGGCGACGACATCAAGCATGGCGAGACCACCGATTTCTACCGCGCCGTGAGGGCGGAGGAAGGCGAGAACGTCGTCTTTTCCTGGATGACCTGGGAATCGAAAGAAGCGCGGGACGCCGGCTGGGAAAAGATGATGGCCGATGAACGCATGCAACCCGACGGCGAGATGCCCTTCGATGGCAAGCGCATGTTCTTCGGCGGATTTTCCATTCTGCTCGACAGCGACGCCTGA
- the cobS gene encoding cobaltochelatase subunit CobS: MASIANTQPDSRETTVMDAPDKMVNVREVFGIDSDMECPAFSEADERVPDLDPAYVFDPDTTLAVLAGFAHNRRVMIHGYHGTGKSTHIEQVAARLNWPCVRINLDAHISRIDLIGRDAIVLKDGQQVTEFREGLLPWALQNPTALVFDEYDAGRPDVMFVIQRVLETEGKLTLLDQNRVIRPNPWFRMFATANTVGLGDTSGLYHGTQQINQGQMDRWNIVVALNYLPAATEAQIVLAKSGEYDKPEGKEVVEKMVRVADLSRKGFVGGDISTVMSPRTVITWAQNALIFGDIGFAFRLSFLNKCDEAERPLVAEYYQRVFGDDLPESVVKRA; the protein is encoded by the coding sequence ATGGCAAGCATCGCGAACACCCAGCCCGACAGCCGCGAAACCACGGTGATGGACGCGCCCGACAAGATGGTGAACGTGCGCGAGGTGTTCGGCATCGATTCCGACATGGAATGCCCGGCGTTCAGCGAGGCGGACGAGCGCGTGCCCGATCTCGATCCCGCCTATGTCTTCGACCCCGATACGACGCTGGCGGTGCTGGCGGGCTTCGCCCACAACCGCCGCGTCATGATCCACGGCTATCACGGCACCGGCAAGTCGACGCATATCGAACAGGTGGCGGCGCGGCTCAACTGGCCGTGCGTGCGCATCAACCTGGATGCGCATATCAGCCGGATCGACCTGATCGGCCGCGACGCGATCGTGCTGAAGGACGGGCAACAGGTCACCGAGTTCCGTGAGGGGTTGCTCCCCTGGGCGTTGCAGAATCCGACCGCCCTGGTCTTCGACGAATATGATGCCGGCCGGCCCGACGTGATGTTCGTGATCCAGCGCGTGCTGGAGACGGAGGGCAAGCTGACGCTCTTGGACCAGAACCGCGTCATCCGCCCCAATCCGTGGTTCCGCATGTTCGCCACCGCCAACACGGTGGGGCTGGGCGATACCAGCGGCCTGTATCACGGCACGCAGCAGATCAACCAGGGCCAGATGGACCGCTGGAACATCGTCGTCGCGCTGAATTATCTGCCGGCCGCCACCGAGGCGCAGATCGTGCTCGCCAAGTCGGGCGAATACGACAAGCCCGAGGGCAAGGAGGTGGTGGAAAAGATGGTCCGCGTCGCCGACCTGTCGCGCAAGGGCTTCGTCGGCGGGGACATCTCCACGGTGATGAGCCCGCGCACCGTCATCACCTGGGCGCAGAACGCGCTGATCTTCGGCGATATCGGCTTCGCCTTCCGCCTGAGCTTTCTCAACAAGTGCGACGAGGCGGAACGGCCGCTGGTCGCCGAATATTATCAGCGCGTCTTCGGCGACGACCTGCCGGAAAGCGTGGTGAAGCGGGCGTGA
- a CDS encoding VOC family protein, with translation MTKLSTCVWCNYTAEEQAKFYTALLPDSRITRVQRTPADTPSQKAGDVIVVELELLGQQFILLNGGDMFRHSEAVSFVIPTKDQAETDHYWNAIVDNGGAESMCGWCKDKWGISWQVTPDRLIELAYDNPDADSARRAMEAMMTMRKIDIAAIERAAEAA, from the coding sequence ATGACGAAGCTCAGCACGTGCGTCTGGTGCAACTATACCGCAGAGGAACAGGCGAAATTCTACACCGCACTGCTCCCCGACAGCCGCATCACCCGCGTCCAGCGCACACCCGCCGACACGCCCTCGCAAAAGGCGGGCGACGTGATCGTCGTCGAGCTGGAGCTTCTGGGCCAGCAGTTCATCCTTCTGAACGGCGGCGACATGTTCCGGCACAGCGAAGCGGTGAGCTTCGTCATCCCGACCAAAGACCAGGCCGAGACCGACCACTATTGGAACGCGATCGTCGATAATGGCGGGGCGGAAAGCATGTGCGGCTGGTGCAAGGACAAATGGGGAATCAGTTGGCAGGTCACGCCCGACCGGCTGATCGAACTCGCTTATGACAATCCCGATGCCGACAGCGCGCGCCGCGCGATGGAGGCGATGATGACGATGAGAAAGATCGACATCGCCGCGATCGAACGCGCCGCCGAAGCCGCGTGA
- the cobT gene encoding cobaltochelatase subunit CobT has product MTERTPLDAFKAVLGGTARVLAEDAEVELAFSADAPSQAGRNLKVPMPSRTLPADQVAQARGFADGFALRLKHHDRAKHNRAAPREAVARAVFDAVETARIEAIGSRGYEGVSANLDHALNVRLKSDPIARARTAEEVPLSTAIQLMARERLTGKPAPSLAEPGMKLVRDWVEEKAGKDLDALGLAIDDQESFGKLVSNLLEDLDLTEGEVLPEEDDEGGSDDEGAEDQEEEQGEDEGDEAGEQGEGEVDARGEQRDSDEGEGEQQADSEQEMDDAEGEPGDDGREGMMPVRPNRPWSDLPPQFEYKAFTSKFDEIIAATELCDADELERLRSYLDQQLTHLQGVVTKLANRLQRRLMAQQARSWDFDQEEGLLDAARLARVVVNPMQSLSYKVERETDFRDTVVTLLIDNSGSMRGRPISIAAISADILARTLERVGVKVEILGFTTRAWKGGQAREEWLQNGRPHQPGRLNDLRHIVYKQADEPWRRAKASLGLMMREGLLKENIDGEALLWAHSRLIARPEERKVLMVISDGAPVDDSTLSVNSGSYLERHLRQVIGWIETRSPVQLSAIGIGHDVTRYYARAVTIMDVEQLAGTMIEQLAALFDEE; this is encoded by the coding sequence ATGACCGAACGCACGCCTCTTGATGCATTCAAGGCGGTGCTGGGCGGCACGGCGCGCGTGTTGGCCGAGGACGCCGAGGTCGAACTGGCCTTTTCCGCCGATGCGCCGTCGCAGGCCGGACGCAACCTGAAGGTGCCGATGCCGTCGCGCACACTGCCGGCTGACCAGGTGGCGCAGGCGCGCGGCTTCGCGGACGGTTTCGCGCTGCGCTTGAAACATCACGACCGCGCCAAGCACAACCGCGCCGCCCCGCGCGAGGCGGTGGCGCGGGCGGTGTTCGACGCGGTGGAGACGGCGCGGATCGAAGCGATCGGATCGCGCGGGTACGAGGGCGTGTCGGCCAATCTCGACCATGCGCTGAACGTCCGGCTGAAATCCGATCCGATTGCACGCGCACGCACGGCCGAAGAGGTGCCGCTGTCGACCGCCATCCAGTTGATGGCGCGCGAACGCCTGACCGGAAAGCCCGCGCCGTCGCTCGCCGAACCGGGCATGAAACTGGTGCGCGACTGGGTCGAGGAGAAAGCGGGCAAGGATCTCGACGCGCTCGGCCTTGCTATCGACGACCAGGAATCGTTCGGCAAGCTCGTCTCCAACCTGCTCGAAGATCTCGACCTCACCGAGGGCGAGGTGCTGCCCGAGGAGGATGACGAGGGCGGCAGTGACGACGAGGGCGCCGAGGACCAGGAAGAGGAACAGGGCGAGGACGAAGGCGACGAGGCCGGCGAGCAGGGCGAGGGCGAGGTCGACGCCCGCGGCGAGCAGCGCGATTCGGACGAAGGCGAGGGCGAGCAGCAGGCCGACAGCGAGCAGGAGATGGACGACGCCGAAGGTGAGCCCGGCGACGACGGGCGGGAAGGCATGATGCCCGTGCGGCCGAACCGTCCCTGGTCCGACCTGCCGCCGCAGTTTGAATACAAGGCCTTCACCAGCAAGTTCGACGAGATCATCGCCGCCACCGAATTGTGCGATGCCGACGAACTGGAACGGCTGCGCTCCTATCTGGACCAGCAGCTCACGCATCTGCAGGGCGTGGTGACGAAGCTCGCCAACCGTTTGCAGCGCCGTTTGATGGCGCAGCAGGCGCGGTCGTGGGATTTCGATCAGGAAGAAGGGCTGCTCGACGCCGCCCGGCTGGCGCGCGTGGTGGTAAACCCGATGCAGTCGCTCAGCTACAAGGTCGAGCGCGAGACCGATTTCCGCGATACCGTGGTCACGCTGCTGATCGACAATTCCGGTTCGATGCGCGGCCGGCCCATCTCGATCGCCGCGATCAGCGCGGACATCCTCGCCCGCACGCTCGAACGCGTCGGGGTGAAGGTGGAGATCCTGGGCTTCACCACGCGGGCGTGGAAGGGCGGACAGGCGCGCGAGGAATGGCTGCAGAACGGAAGGCCGCACCAGCCGGGCCGTCTCAACGACCTGCGCCACATCGTCTATAAGCAGGCCGACGAGCCATGGCGGCGGGCCAAGGCCTCACTGGGCCTGATGATGCGCGAAGGGCTGCTGAAGGAGAATATCGACGGCGAGGCGCTGCTCTGGGCGCACAGCCGGCTGATCGCACGGCCGGAAGAACGCAAGGTTCTGATGGTCATCTCCGACGGCGCGCCGGTCGACGATTCCACCCTGTCGGTCAATTCGGGCAGTTACCTCGAACGCCATCTGCGCCAGGTGATCGGCTGGATCGAGACGCGTTCGCCGGTGCAATTGTCGGCGATCGGCATCGGCCACGACGTGACCCGTTACTATGCCCGCGCGGTGACGATCATGGACGTGGAGCAATTGGCGGGCACGATGATCGAACAGCTCGCGGCCCTGTTCGACGAGGAATGA
- a CDS encoding VOC family protein, with translation MRNPHGSPVWYELMTADPDAAKAFYDDVIDWTIEARPQGDMDYRMIGTAGGQMVGGVMRLTEAMLQGGAGPGWFFYIGVDDVDATVKAVETAGGGVIMPPWTIAGVGRMAMVRDPQGIAFYVMRGEPDETSTAFERAGFGKCNWNELATPDQEGAHAFYAAVFGWTFPDRMPMGEMGDYVFVAVGDTTIGATMTAPDPGPPPGWQFYFRAPDIEEAAETVKARGGTVHHGPVEVPGGDRIIVASDPEGVMFGVVGPGL, from the coding sequence ATGCGCAATCCCCATGGAAGCCCTGTCTGGTACGAGTTGATGACCGCCGACCCGGACGCCGCCAAGGCATTCTACGACGACGTTATCGACTGGACGATCGAGGCAAGACCGCAAGGCGACATGGACTATCGCATGATCGGGACGGCGGGCGGCCAAATGGTCGGCGGCGTCATGCGGCTGACCGAGGCCATGCTGCAAGGCGGCGCCGGTCCCGGCTGGTTCTTCTATATCGGCGTGGACGATGTCGACGCGACGGTAAAGGCGGTGGAGACCGCGGGCGGCGGCGTGATCATGCCGCCCTGGACCATTGCGGGCGTCGGCCGCATGGCCATGGTCCGCGATCCGCAGGGCATCGCCTTCTATGTCATGCGCGGCGAACCGGACGAAACGAGCACCGCCTTCGAACGCGCGGGGTTCGGCAAGTGCAACTGGAACGAACTGGCGACGCCCGATCAGGAGGGCGCGCACGCTTTCTATGCCGCGGTGTTCGGCTGGACCTTCCCCGACAGGATGCCGATGGGAGAGATGGGCGACTATGTCTTCGTGGCGGTCGGCGACACGACGATCGGCGCGACGATGACGGCGCCGGATCCCGGCCCGCCGCCCGGCTGGCAATTCTACTTCCGCGCACCCGATATCGAAGAAGCGGCCGAAACGGTGAAGGCCCGGGGCGGCACGGTGCATCACGGGCCGGTGGAGGTGCCGGGCGGCGACCGCATCATCGTCGCCAGCGACCCCGAAGGCGTCATGTTCGGCGTGGTCGGGCCGGGCCTCTGA
- a CDS encoding winged helix-turn-helix transcriptional regulator translates to MKSEKITTDWKSRQKRWYDDACGTALALELVGERWSLLIVRELMYGGRRFGELRASLPGISANVLTQRLEGLERIGVLHRRKLPPPASVQVYELTEWGRASETAIQELGRWAVRSSLHDPTLPLSAASLMMSFRTMHDGTLVGDLDARIGFRLGADEFVGRLDRHGFDVRREDPAGADAAFHASPETMASIVYGGRPIADAEAAGALRIHGDRALAERFVRLFVLPDKLA, encoded by the coding sequence ATGAAGTCAGAAAAAATAACTACAGATTGGAAATCCAGGCAAAAGCGCTGGTATGACGACGCCTGCGGCACCGCGCTTGCGCTGGAACTGGTGGGCGAACGCTGGTCGCTGCTGATTGTGCGCGAACTCATGTACGGCGGAAGACGCTTCGGCGAACTTCGCGCCAGCCTGCCCGGTATCAGCGCCAATGTGTTGACGCAGCGGCTGGAAGGGCTCGAGCGGATCGGGGTGCTGCACAGGCGCAAGCTGCCGCCGCCGGCGTCGGTGCAGGTCTATGAGCTGACCGAATGGGGCCGCGCGAGCGAGACCGCGATCCAGGAACTGGGGCGCTGGGCGGTCAGGTCGTCGCTCCACGATCCGACGCTGCCGCTCAGCGCCGCCTCGCTGATGATGTCGTTCCGCACGATGCACGACGGCACGCTGGTCGGCGATCTCGATGCGCGGATCGGCTTTCGGCTGGGCGCCGACGAATTCGTGGGAAGGCTCGACCGCCATGGCTTCGACGTACGCCGCGAAGATCCCGCCGGCGCCGACGCCGCCTTCCACGCCTCGCCCGAAACCATGGCGTCGATCGTCTATGGCGGGCGGCCGATCGCCGATGCGGAGGCGGCCGGCGCATTGCGCATCCACGGCGACCGCGCACTGGCGGAGCGCTTCGTGCGGCTGTTCGTTCTGCCGGACAAGCTGGCCTGA